A stretch of Fulvia fulva chromosome 4, complete sequence DNA encodes these proteins:
- a CDS encoding L-pipecolate oxidase, whose translation MADQSYIIVGAGVFGVSTAFELIKKYPNASITLVDRDAFDADSRVAASWDWNKVVRADYDDIVYCRMGLEAQDVFRTDPLWKPFFHETGIYWMCRDDYAGKVLENYKKLGRKADLEAVPIAKARQLYGGLFDQADYSDVHDVLVNRTSGWGAAGDCLVAVTREAIRLGVKYVTAEVTNLNIDHNGRSFGVRTHDGRDLRATHTILASGAFTPKLLEWSADITGRKELRAEGRIVAGGITTGMTKLSDRDYDSFAKMPVGVQGYTPQTGPFIGSLPPTPDHELKWWGQTIFQNNTQVLPGRVISAPPAEPDYAQWKVSRKLRKDIDHANQVFYGKKGAHWKFEKYRICWDAFTTSGDFIISPHSGSKGLYVATCGNFHGWKFFPIIGKYVINMLEGTLEDELVKKWAWDRERPDPALFPDWPRGELRDLQDLNARL comes from the exons ATGGCAGACCAGTCTTACATTATCGTTGGAGCCGGCGTTTTTGGAGTCTCGACAGCATTTGAACTCATCAAGAAGTATCCCAACGCTTCGATCACGCTGGTGGATCGCGACGCTTTCGACGCAGACAGTCGAGTAGCAGCTTCCTGGGACTGGAACAAGGTCGTTCGCGCCGACTACGATGATATTGTCTACTGCCGCATGGGTCTCGAGGCGCAAGATGTTTTCAGAACAGACCCGCTTTGGAAACCTTTCTTCCACGAAACTGGCATATACTGGATGTGTCGTGATGACTATGCTGGCAAGGTACTGGAGAACTACAAGAAGCTAGGACGAAAGGCGGATCTGGAAGCTGTGCCGATTGCGAAGGCGAGGCAGCTATATGGAGGACTTTTCGATCAGGCAGACTACTCTGACGTGCATGACGTGTTGGTCAACAGGACGAGTGGGTGGGGTGCGGCTGGTGACTGCTTGGTTGCTGTGACAAGAGAGGCGATCAGATTAGGCGTCAAGTATGTTACCGCAGAAGTCACGAACCTCAACATCGATCACAACGGCCGAAGCTTTGGTGTGAGGACACATGATGGAAGGGACTTGAGGGCAACGCATACGATCCTGGCTTCCGGAGCGTTCACCCCCAAGCTTCTGGAATGGAGTGCCGACATCACTGGCAGGAAAGAGCTGCGAGCTGAAGGCAGGATCGTGGCTGGTGGTATCACGACTGGCATGACGAAGCTTTCGGACAGGGATTATGACAGCTTTGCGAAGATGCCAGTCGGTGTGCAGGGCTACACACCACAGACAG GTCCCTTCATTGGCAGCCTCCCACCCACACCTGACCACGAGCTGAAATGGTGGGGCCAAACCATTTTCCAGAACAACACCCAAGTCCTGCCCGGCAGGGTCATCAGCGCACCTCCAGCAGAGCCCGACTACGCTCAATGGAAAGTGTCAAGGAAGCTGCGGAAGGACATCGACCATGCCAACCAAGTCTTCTACGGCAAGAAGGGTGCCCACTGGAAATTTGAGAAATATCGGATATGCTG GGACGCCTTCACCACCTCCGGCGACTTCATCATCTCCCCGCACTCCGGCTCGAAAGGCCTCTACGTCGCAACATGCGGCAACTTCCACGGCTGGAAGTTCTTCCCGATCATTGGCAAGTATGTCATCAATATGCTGGAAGGAACGCTGGAGGACGAGTTGGTGAAGAAGTGGGCGTGGGATCGGGAGAGGCCTGACCCGGCGCTGTTCCCGGATTGGCCGAGGGGGGAGTTGAGGGATTTGCAGGATTTGAATGCGAGGTTGTGA